CCGGGCCGCCTCCGCCTCCTCGGCGGCGACGGCGATGTCGACCCGGGACAGGACGAGGCGTTCGAGGTCCGCTCGCGCGTCGCCGTCGGCGAACACCAGACGGGCCAGGGCGGCGCGGTCGATGGTGCCGCCGAGGGTGCGGAACTGCTCGCCGAAGCGGGCGACGGCGTCCTCGACCCCGTCCCCGGGCACGTCCAGGACCCGGCGGGAGTGGGCGTCGAGGTCGATCACGCGAAGCCCGGCGCGGCGCCAGAGATCGGCGACGGTGGACTTCCCGGAGCCGATGCCGCCGGTGAGGCCGAGGCGCAGCGGTGAGGTGGCGTGGGGCATGCACCGATGGTACGGCCCCGTAAGAGCCATCACGCGATGGTTCCCGCTGGTGAGGCCGGGGTCGTACCGTATCGGGGTGGACCCTCTCGAACTGCTGATCACCAATGACGTGCTGCGCTTCATGGACCTGCTGGGCGTGTTCGTGATGGGGGTCGCGGCCGGT
The window above is part of the Brachybacterium vulturis genome. Proteins encoded here:
- the coaE gene encoding dephospho-CoA kinase (Dephospho-CoA kinase (CoaE) performs the final step in coenzyme A biosynthesis.); protein product: MPHATSPLRLGLTGGIGSGKSTVADLWRRAGLRVIDLDAHSRRVLDVPGDGVEDAVARFGEQFRTLGGTIDRAALARLVFADGDARADLERLVLSRVDIAVAAEEAEAARAGERVVVHDSPLLLEKHHEAEYRGVVAVLARREDRIDRVVRDRGKDRAYVESIMAAQVTDLERIRRADRLVLNTADRETLAARARHALDGMLAVLGTGPGDPGDSALR